A region from the Lates calcarifer isolate ASB-BC8 linkage group LG2, TLL_Latcal_v3, whole genome shotgun sequence genome encodes:
- the dapk2a gene encoding death-associated protein kinase 2a, whose protein sequence is MDLFKQQRVEDFYEIGEELGSGQFAIVKQCREKSSGLEFAAKFIKKRQSMASSRGVRREEIEREVNILQQIQHPNIVTLHDVFENRTDVVLILELVSGGELFDFLAQKESLSEEEATQFIKQILEGVNYLHARKIAHFDLKPENIMLLDKNVPLPRIKLIDFGLAHKIEAGVEFKNIFGTPEFVAPEIVNYEPLGLEADMWSIGVITYILLSGASPFLGETKQDTLGNISAINYEFDEEFFCHTSELAKKFISQLLEKDKKKRLTIQDALNHPWIKSNEHKEENKAQEPKKRERRQLKTKRLREYTIKSHSSMPPNNTYVNFERFAQVVEDIDQMESSFISLAAAHDSLQEDIDAMVSIYNEKEAWYKEESEGVRHELSQIRYEFRKVEALKRSLQDDMQAFSSSLGAISSRYQERQNHFDALRLELSNELKWVQEVMGSFPMDGGGGGYSNFSTVFNNDVNEALKELLNRSCGGELLSGINLDFTETGQQR, encoded by the exons agctcGGGTCTGGAATTTGCTGCCAAGTTCATCAAGAAGCGGCAGAGCATGGCCAGCTCTCGAGGAGTGCGGCGGGAGGAAATAGAGCGGGAGGTGAACATCCTGCAGCAGATCCAGCACCCCAACATTGTCACGCTGCACGATGTCTTTGAGAACCGCACCGACGTGGTGCTCATCCTGGAGCT GGTCTCTGGAGGTGAGCTGTTTGATTTCCTGGCGCAGAAGGAGTCTCTGAGCGAGGAAGAAGCCACTCAGTTCATCAAGCAAATCCTCGAGGGGGTCAACTACCTCCATGCTAGAAAAATTGCCCACTTTGATCTGAAG cctgaaaacataatgctaCTGGACAAGAATGTGCCGTTGCCGAGAATCAAACTCATTGACTTTGGTCTGGCTCACAAGATTGAAGCTGGGGTTGAGTTCAAAAACATCTTTGGGACACCTGAGTTTGTGG caCCGGAGATCGTCAATTATGAGCCACTCGGATTAGAAGCAGACATGTGGAGTATTGGGGTCATCACCTACATCCT GCTGAGTGGTGCCTCACCTTTCCTTGGGGAGACCAAACAGGACACACTGGGGAACATTTCAGCCATAAATTATGAGTTTGATGAAGAGTTCTTCTGTCACACCAGTGAGCTGGCCAAGAAATTCATCAGCCAGTTGCTGGAGAAAGATAAGAA GAAAAGATTAACAATTCAAGATGCTCTTAATCACCCGTGGATCAAG TCCAATGAACacaaggaggaaaacaaagccCAGGAGCCAAAGAAACGGGAGCGGCGCCAGTTGAAGACCAAGCGCCTAAGGGAGTACACTATCAAGTCCCACTCCAGCATGCCACCCAACAACACCTATGTAAACTTTGAGCGCTTTGCACAGGTGGTGGAAGACATTGACCAGATGGAGAGCTCATTCATTAGTCTGGCAGCTGCCCATGACTCTCTGCAAGAAGATATTGATGCCATGGTGTCTATATACAATGAAAAGGAGGCCTGGTACAAGGAGGAGAGTGAGGGCGTCCGCCATGAGCTCTCACAGATCCGCTACGAGTTCCGTAAGGTCGAGGCCTTGAAGAGGAGCCTGCAGGACGACATGCAGGCTTTCAGCTCCAGCCTCGGCGCCATCAGCAGCCGTTACCAGGAGAGACAGAACCACTTCGATGCACTGCGCCTGGAGCTTAGCAATGAGCTGAAATGGGTGCAGGAGGTGATGGGCTCATTTCCCATGgatgggggtggaggagggtaCTCCAACTTCTCCACCGTCTTCAATAATGATGTAAATGAGGCCTTGAAGGAGCTGCTGAACCGCTCCTGTGGAGGGGAGCTGCTGTCTGGGATCAACCTGGACTTTACTGAGACTGGACAACAAAGATAA